A genomic region of Oncorhynchus mykiss isolate Arlee chromosome 4, USDA_OmykA_1.1, whole genome shotgun sequence contains the following coding sequences:
- the LOC110522444 gene encoding glycerophosphocholine phosphodiesterase GPCPD1 isoform X2 — protein sequence METTQVTLAVRGDTSPGEVIAVVGSCEALGAWCYQRAVTLQPAEHDGTLWKRIISVPRGAVSTYRYFKGHFLESKSAGGPCQVIVTKWETHQQPRLMSPTESHLDIDNGQFGFHNGLECVDSGWLTCQTEIRLRLHYSKTSPVSITKKKYKKSRFRIKLTLEGVEEEEDDEEQEQSAVAWHKMTTTLETSMISGDGYKSRHSQPECGYALEASQWTEYIIHSMDPDNLELTFDFFEEDMGEHVVPGDAHPGTVGTACLLSSFFVESGKDTGVVTLPIMKRNSRQTLGKVRVDYLVIRPIEGLQCDMSSSFTKYWRKRSAPLDVGHRGAGSTHAAKHTKVRENTIASFKSAANHGAAYVEFDVHLSKDCIPIVYHDLTCCISTKKKGDKLSLDLFEVPVKDLTYDQLQQLKLGHASALKVNDHKDDDEEEEVDEHQPFPSFSQIFQAVPENVGFNIELKWVCQMKDGSWEGNLSSYFNMNLFLDIILTCVLQRAGKRRIVFSCFDPDVCTMVRQKQNKYPILFLTQGISEIYPELMDIRCRTTQIAMSFAQSENLLGISAHTEELLQNLEHIREAQSKGLVVFCWGDLNNDHDNRTKLREQGIDGLIYDRICESWWPNHVIDSHPTGSSDARSVTTRSSSLTSSK from the exons ATGGAGACAACTCAAGTGACTTTGGCAGTTAGGGGAGACACATCCCCAG GTGAGGTGATAGCCGTGGTTGGTAGCTGTGAAGCTTTAGGAGCCTGGTGCTATCAGAGAGCTGTGACCCTACAACCTGCTGAACACGATGG CACATTGTGGAAGAGGATCATCAGTGTGCCCAGAGGTGCTGTGTCAACCTATCGCTATTTCAAAGGCCACTTCCTGGAGTCAAAG AGTGCAGGTGGTCCCTGTCAGGTGATAGTCACTAAGTGGGAGACCCACCAGCAGCCACGCCTGATGAGCCCCACAG AATCACACCTTGATATTGACAATGGCCAATTTGGATTCCACA ATGGCTTAGAGTGTGTGGACTCTGGGTGGCTGACGTGCCAGACAGAGATCCGTTTGCGTCTGCACTACTCAAAGACGTCTCCTGTATCCATCACCAAGAAGAAATATAAGAAGTCTCGCTTCAG GATTAAGCTGACGCTGGaaggtgtagaggaggaggaggatgatgaagagCAGGAGCAGAGCGCTGTGGCGTGGCACAAGATGACCACCACGCTGGAGACCAGTATGATCAGTGGAGATGGGTACAAGTCCCGCCACTCCCAGCCTGAGTGTGGTTATGCCCTGGAGGCCTCACAGTGGACAGAGTACATCATCCACTCCATGGACCCTGACAACCTGGAACTCACCTTTGACTTCTTTGAG GAGGACATGGGTGAGCATGTGGTGCCAGGGGATGCCCACCCGGGGACCGTGGGTACGGCCTGCCTTCTCTCCTCATTCTTTGTGGAGAGTGGCAAGGACACGGGTGTGGTCACTCTGCCCATCATGAAACGCAACTCCAGACAGACCCTGGGCAAAGTCCGAG TGGACTACCTGGTGATCCGTCCTATCGAGGGACTGCAGTGTGACATGAGCTCGTCCTTCACCAAGtactggaggaagaggagtgcCCCCCTGGACGTGGGCCACAGAGGGGCCGGCAGCACACACGCAGCCAa ACATACCAAAGTTAGGGAGAACACAATTGCCTCGTTTAAAAGTGCTGCCAATCAT GGGGCTGCCTATGTAGAGTTTGACGTCCATCTCTCCAAGGACTGCATCCCCATCGTGTACCACGATCTCACCTGCTGCATCTCCACTAAGAag aAAGGAGACAAACTCTCTCTGGACCTGTTTGAAGTTCCTGTCAAAGACCTCACATACGACCAGCTTCAGCAGCTCAAG TTGGGCCATGCTTCTGCCTTGAAGGTGAACGACCACAAAG atgatgatgaagaggaagaggttgACGAGCATCAGCCCTTCCCTTCCTTTTCCCAG ATATTCCAAGCAGTGCCTGAAAATGTGGGCTTCAACATCGAGCTGAAGTGGGTTTGTCAGATGAAG GATGGTTCGTGGGAAGGAAACCTGTCCTCGTACTTCAACATGAACCTGTTCCTGGACATCATACTGACCTGTGTGCTGCAGAGAGCTGGCAAGAGACGCATCGTCTTCTCCTGCTTCGACCCTGACGTCTGCACTAT GGTTCGTCAGAAGCAGAACAAGTACCCCATCCTGTTCCTGACCCAGGGCATCTCTGAGATCTACCCGGAGCTCATGGACATCCGCTGTCGCACCACACAGATCGCCATGAGCTTCGCACAGAGCGAAAACCTCCTG GGTATTAGTGCCCACACTGAGGAGCTCCTTCAGAATCTGGAGCACATCCGAGAGGCCCAGTCTAAAGGCCTGGTAGTGTTCTGCTGGGGAGACCTCAACAACGACCACGACAACAGGACCAAGCTACGGGAACAGGGAATTGACGGACTCATCTACGACAG AATATGTGAAAGCTGGTGGCCAAATCATGTCATTGACTCTCACCCTACTGGTTCTTCTGATGCCA
- the LOC110522444 gene encoding glycerophosphocholine phosphodiesterase GPCPD1 isoform X1, which produces METTQVTLAVRGDTSPGEVIAVVGSCEALGAWCYQRAVTLQPAEHDGTLWKRIISVPRGAVSTYRYFKGHFLESKSAGGPCQVIVTKWETHQQPRLMSPTESHLDIDNGQFGFHNGLECVDSGWLTCQTEIRLRLHYSKTSPVSITKKKYKKSRFRIKLTLEGVEEEEDDEEQEQSAVAWHKMTTTLETSMISGDGYKSRHSQPECGYALEASQWTEYIIHSMDPDNLELTFDFFEEDMGEHVVPGDAHPGTVGTACLLSSFFVESGKDTGVVTLPIMKRNSRQTLGKVRVDYLVIRPIEGLQCDMSSSFTKYWRKRSAPLDVGHRGAGSTHAAKHTKVRENTIASFKSAANHGAAYVEFDVHLSKDCIPIVYHDLTCCISTKKKGDKLSLDLFEVPVKDLTYDQLQQLKLGHASALKVNDHKDDDEEEEVDEHQPFPSFSQIFQAVPENVGFNIELKWVCQMKDGSWEGNLSSYFNMNLFLDIILTCVLQRAGKRRIVFSCFDPDVCTMVRQKQNKYPILFLTQGISEIYPELMDIRCRTTQIAMSFAQSENLLGISAHTEELLQNLEHIREAQSKGLVVFCWGDLNNDHDNRTKLREQGIDGLIYDRICDDQVEQPNIFKVEEQHTLQETLKSFVCSCYTIPCQAAPVCPSSTSKEHNGSAESDSGLSSS; this is translated from the exons ATGGAGACAACTCAAGTGACTTTGGCAGTTAGGGGAGACACATCCCCAG GTGAGGTGATAGCCGTGGTTGGTAGCTGTGAAGCTTTAGGAGCCTGGTGCTATCAGAGAGCTGTGACCCTACAACCTGCTGAACACGATGG CACATTGTGGAAGAGGATCATCAGTGTGCCCAGAGGTGCTGTGTCAACCTATCGCTATTTCAAAGGCCACTTCCTGGAGTCAAAG AGTGCAGGTGGTCCCTGTCAGGTGATAGTCACTAAGTGGGAGACCCACCAGCAGCCACGCCTGATGAGCCCCACAG AATCACACCTTGATATTGACAATGGCCAATTTGGATTCCACA ATGGCTTAGAGTGTGTGGACTCTGGGTGGCTGACGTGCCAGACAGAGATCCGTTTGCGTCTGCACTACTCAAAGACGTCTCCTGTATCCATCACCAAGAAGAAATATAAGAAGTCTCGCTTCAG GATTAAGCTGACGCTGGaaggtgtagaggaggaggaggatgatgaagagCAGGAGCAGAGCGCTGTGGCGTGGCACAAGATGACCACCACGCTGGAGACCAGTATGATCAGTGGAGATGGGTACAAGTCCCGCCACTCCCAGCCTGAGTGTGGTTATGCCCTGGAGGCCTCACAGTGGACAGAGTACATCATCCACTCCATGGACCCTGACAACCTGGAACTCACCTTTGACTTCTTTGAG GAGGACATGGGTGAGCATGTGGTGCCAGGGGATGCCCACCCGGGGACCGTGGGTACGGCCTGCCTTCTCTCCTCATTCTTTGTGGAGAGTGGCAAGGACACGGGTGTGGTCACTCTGCCCATCATGAAACGCAACTCCAGACAGACCCTGGGCAAAGTCCGAG TGGACTACCTGGTGATCCGTCCTATCGAGGGACTGCAGTGTGACATGAGCTCGTCCTTCACCAAGtactggaggaagaggagtgcCCCCCTGGACGTGGGCCACAGAGGGGCCGGCAGCACACACGCAGCCAa ACATACCAAAGTTAGGGAGAACACAATTGCCTCGTTTAAAAGTGCTGCCAATCAT GGGGCTGCCTATGTAGAGTTTGACGTCCATCTCTCCAAGGACTGCATCCCCATCGTGTACCACGATCTCACCTGCTGCATCTCCACTAAGAag aAAGGAGACAAACTCTCTCTGGACCTGTTTGAAGTTCCTGTCAAAGACCTCACATACGACCAGCTTCAGCAGCTCAAG TTGGGCCATGCTTCTGCCTTGAAGGTGAACGACCACAAAG atgatgatgaagaggaagaggttgACGAGCATCAGCCCTTCCCTTCCTTTTCCCAG ATATTCCAAGCAGTGCCTGAAAATGTGGGCTTCAACATCGAGCTGAAGTGGGTTTGTCAGATGAAG GATGGTTCGTGGGAAGGAAACCTGTCCTCGTACTTCAACATGAACCTGTTCCTGGACATCATACTGACCTGTGTGCTGCAGAGAGCTGGCAAGAGACGCATCGTCTTCTCCTGCTTCGACCCTGACGTCTGCACTAT GGTTCGTCAGAAGCAGAACAAGTACCCCATCCTGTTCCTGACCCAGGGCATCTCTGAGATCTACCCGGAGCTCATGGACATCCGCTGTCGCACCACACAGATCGCCATGAGCTTCGCACAGAGCGAAAACCTCCTG GGTATTAGTGCCCACACTGAGGAGCTCCTTCAGAATCTGGAGCACATCCGAGAGGCCCAGTCTAAAGGCCTGGTAGTGTTCTGCTGGGGAGACCTCAACAACGACCACGACAACAGGACCAAGCTACGGGAACAGGGAATTGACGGACTCATCTACGACAG